A stretch of Suricata suricatta isolate VVHF042 unplaced genomic scaffold, meerkat_22Aug2017_6uvM2_HiC HiC_scaffold_8577, whole genome shotgun sequence DNA encodes these proteins:
- the LOC115285336 gene encoding olfactory receptor 51G1 has protein sequence RYSTVLTPARIVKMGLSSMLRSALLILPLPFLLKRFQYCRSHVLAHAYCLHLEIMKLACSSIIVNHIYGLFVVACTVGVDSLLIFLSYALILRTVLSIASRQERLRALNTCVSHICAVLLFYIPMIGLSLVHRFGEHLPRIVHLLMSYVYLLVPPLMNPIVYSIKTKQIRIRIAKKLDILKSLRCFR, from the coding sequence CGTTACTCCACAGTCTTGACACCTGCACGTATTGTCAAGATGGGACTGAGCTCAATGCTTAGAAGTGCCCTGCTCATTCTGCCCCTGCCATTCCTCCTAAAACGCTTCCAGTACTGCCGCTCCCATGTGCTGGCCCATGCCTATTGTCTGCACCTAGAGATCATGAAGCTGGCCTGCTCGAGCATCATTGTCAATCACATATATGGGCTCTTTGTTGTGGCCTGCACTGTTGGTGTGGATTCACTGCTCATCTTCCTCTCCTATGCCCTCATCCTCCGCACCGTGCTAAGCATTGCCTCTCGCCAGGAGCGACTTCGGGCCCTCAACACCTGCGTCTCCCACATCTGTGCCGTGCTACTCTTCTATATCCCCATGATTGGCTTATCTCTTGTGCACCGCTTTGGCGAACATCTGCCCCGTATTGTACACCTCCTCATGTCTTACGTGTATCTGCTGGTCCCACCTCTAATGAACCCCATTGTCTACAGTATCAAGACCAAACAAATCCGTATCCGCATTGCTAAGAAGCTTGATATTCTAAAATCCCTTAGGTGTTTTCGATAG